The Chloroflexota bacterium genomic sequence GCTAGCAGCGTTGCCATGGATGATGCGCCTAACCGCGATTTGTTTGATCACCACAGGTTTGGGCTGGGTGGCCGGAAGTTTTGCGGGAGTGCCAACCTGGTTGCCTTGGCTGTTGTATGTGGTAGCGTTTGCTAGCGGCGGCTGGTTTCCGCTGGGCAATGCCTGGGAAAGCCTGCGCCAACGCGAATTCGATGTTAATTTCTTGATGATTGTGGCAGCAATTGGGGCCGCAGCAGTTGGTCAGCCCCGCGAAGGCGCAATTTTGATGTTTTTATTTGCGCTTTCCAATACGCTCGAAACCTATGCCATGGGGCGAACCCATCGGGCCGTCAATGCCCTGCTGGAGATGGCTCCCGACCAAGCAACCCTGATCGCCGCTGATGGTACACAACAAGTCGTAGCCGTGGCCGATTTGGCGATTGGCGATCGGGTGTTGGTGCGGCCTGGCGAACGGATTCCGGTTGATGGGATTGTGCGGATCGGCGCTTCATCAATTAACGAAGCAGCAATTACTGGCGAATCAGTGCCAGTTGATAAAGGCGCTGGGAGCAAGGTTTTTGCTGGTACGCTTAATACCACTGGCGCTCTGACCATCGAAGTAACTGTAGCAGTTGGTGATACGACGTTGGCTCGTATTATCGAAACCGTAGCCGAAGCCCGCAGCCAAAAAGCCAAAGCCCAAGATTTTACCGATCGGGTGATTGGTCAATATTATGCCTATGCTGTGGTTGCCATGACCCTGTTGGCGATTGCGATTCCTTTGTTGTTTCTCGATTGGAGCGTTAAAACCACGCTCTACCGGGCAATGGCACTGATGGTTGTGGCCTCGCCTTGTGCCTTGGTGATTTCAATTCCGGCGGCGATGCTTTCGGCCATGGCCAATGCTGCCCGCCACGGGATGTTGTTCAAAGGTGGGCGCTATCTTGAAGCTGCCGCTAAAATTAACGTCGTGGCCTTGGATAAAACTGGTACGCTGACCACAGGCCAATTGAGCGTGATGCAAACTATGGATCTTGGTCAACGACCAACTGAACAATGGCTAACCGCAGCAGCAGCGGTCGAAGCCTTCTCAGAACATCCCTTGGCCAAAGCGATTGTCGCCCATGCTCAAGATCAGAAACTGAACATTCCAACTGCGGTTGATTTCCAATCGATCACTGGGATGGGTGCGCAAGCCGATGTGCATGGCGAATTGGTGCAAGTTGGTCGGCCCCGTTTGTGGGGCGAGGCGGTGCTATCCCAAGCTGCCAAACTTGAAGCCCAAGGCGCAACTGTGATTGGCGTTGGCACAACCGAACAAGCCTGGGGCTTAATTGCTTTGGCTGATACGATTCGGCCTGATGCCAAGCAAGCGATTGCCGCGCTGCACGCTGTGGGTGTTGAACGGGTGGTATTGTTGACTGGTGATAATCAAGCTGTTGCTCAGCATGTGGCCGGCCAAATTGGCATTGATGATGTGCGTGCTGAACTTTTGCCTGGTGATAAAGCCCAGATTATCGAAGAATTGCAACAGCGCTATGGCCCCGTTGCGATGGTTGGTGATGGCGTGAATGATGCACCAGCCTTGGCCACCGCCCAACTGGGTGTGGCAATGGGCGTTGCTGGCACTGATGTAGCTGTGCAAAGCGCCGATGTGTTGTTGCTGAGCGACGATCTGCTGAAATTGGCCGAGGCGTTACGGCTTGGCCGCCGCACCCAACGGATTGTTTGGCAAAATATTGCCTTTGCTGGCGGCGTGATTGTGGTGCTGATTGCTTCAGCCTTGTTTGGCAATATTGCCTTGCCGTTGGGCGTGGTTGGCCATGAAGGGAGCACCTTGTTGGTGGTTGCCAACGGCTTGCGCTTGCTGCGCCGCTAACCAAAGAGCATAAAGGCCAGCAATAACAGCATTGCCGCTAACATAAACCATGCTAAAGGGTCCTTGCGCAATTGACGATTCAAATTGGGCAAGGGCTTTTTGTAGGTATATTCGTAGCCACAGTCAATGCACTGAACAAAATAGCGAAACATGTGAATACCAGATGTAAGTAATGGTTGCATTGACTGTTTTTTGCTACCACACTCAGGGCAAGCAAAACTGGCGTGGGTTTGATCTGCATGCGGAACCTGATAATCGGCCATATTTCTGCTCCTTGATTGGCTTGGGGCAAGCATTAATAATGGGGAACAATCAATCACGATTGTTCCCCATCATAGCATGGCCAAAATTGGTTGAGAAGAGCGAATTTAGCGCCGAATGCTCCAAGCAATGCCTGCCTGCAAGCTGCTAAATGTGGTAAGTTGGTTCAACTGCTGGCCGAAGCCAACTAACGATTGAGCAATCTCTGGGCTGAGGCCCGTTAGCACCAATTGAGCGCCGAGCAAGCGCACAGCCTTGGCGGCCTTGAGCAACATTTCGGCGGTAAAGCCATCAATTTGGGCGACCCCAGTAATATCGATGATGGCGATCCGAGCGCGTTGTTGCTCAACCCCTTGCAATAATGTGCCCAAAATGTGGTTAGCCCGCGCCTGATCGATCGCGCCGACCAAGGGCATCACCAACATATCATCGCGGAAGGGAATTAACGGCGTGGCTTGCTCGGCGATCACAAACTCTTGAGCTTTGATTAATTGTTCTTGGAGCGCTAGTTGCTCAGTTTGGGCCGCCAAGGTATTGGCTTGCAGTTGATTGCGCTCAGCCTCAGCCGCTGCGGTTGCGAGCTGCGCTTGTTCGAGCACGTTCAAGGTTTGATTAATGCTGGTCGCCAAGCCCGCAACCTCATCGTTGCCCACCACCGCTACCCGTTCGTGCAGATTATTGGCAACGTGTTTGATTTCGCTGCTCAAGCGCAACACACGGTTGATGACCACTCGATTGAGCAAAAAGTACAACACAATGCCACCAACTGCGGTTACCAGAAAGGTCAAAATCACTACAAACTGCAAGGCATGATGGCCTTGGTTGTAGATTGTGCGTGGCCGAATAATGTTGATAATCAGGGCTGGGTTGCCTTGGAGATCGTTGATTTGTTGCAAGCCACGCAAGGCATGTTCATCGATTGGGATGATTTGGCGGGGATTGACATCACTCAATTGCTGAATGCTGCTTGTCAGATCGCTTGGTGGATTCAGTACATCTTCCAAGCTGAAGGGAAAGAGAGTGACCGCCGCTAAATCATTCAGCACCTGTTGATCAAGGTAGCGCCCAAAAATCACCGTGCCGCGAATTGGCCCTTGGCCTTGGCTATCAATAATCGGACGAGCAGCAACCAACACAATGCGCTCTTGAAAACGCACAATACCCAAGTTGCGTTGGCTGGGGTCGCTAAACGTCGTTAGTTGCGGAATTTGCTGTACAAATGGCAAAAAGCTTGCTGGTAAATCGTTAAATATATCTGTTTCGGCCATTCGACCATATACTAAAGCTTGTTGCTGGTTGAGAAAGGCCATAATATTAAATTTATAGGTCGCGAAAACATCATCGCCAGCATTGTTGCTAATGTAATCAGCATCGGGAGCCTCGATAAAGGCATAGGTATCATCCCAGGTTGACCATGAAACCAAGGCGGTGTCGAGGCGATTTTGCTCAAACTGCAAGGCATTTAATACCCGATCAAGGTCGGTTTGCATTGAGGTTGTTTCAAGCTCGGCAAACGATTGGAGCAACAAGATACGCAGCGGAAAAATGAGGATAGCTACCAGCAACACGAGGCTGGCTCCTAGCACAATTTTGGTTTGGCGACGCAGCGAGGTCGTGCCAGTTGATGGCGCAGATGTCATAATACGATGCAACCTATCTAGATTGGCTGGGTAGAATTGTGCGCCTATGATAGCACGTTCTCTGCTTGGTTGGGGTAGGTTGATTTATGAAGGTTGGCTATAGGCTAGAGGCTATTGGCTGCAATTAATCTTCCGATAGCCTTTAGCCTATAGCCATAATTACTCTGCGCCGCTGCGTTAAAACCCAACCCACTCACTTCCTGACCCCTGATCCCTAGCCCCTGACCCCTCGCTCTTCATCCTTCATCCCTCATCCTTCATCCTTATACTCAAATTCACCCTAGTAATTTGGGTAAAAATTTTTTATACTTATACAATTGATTTCCCTCAACGGTGTGCAATATTTATAATTCTCTCGTGGCACACCTACCACAACCACCTGGAGGTCGGCATGCGAATATTTCATGGTCTTTTACTGCTAGGTTTAATTTTTTTAAGCCTAGGAAGCGCGGCTAGTAAACCCCCTAGTGCTACAATCCCGCCCAAGTTGTATCTGCAACGTGGTACGATCGATCTCAACGTGGTGAATCAGGCCAACCAAAATGATCCGTTGTTACAGGCAGTTGCCGAGTATGCGGTTATTCAATTTAGTGGGCCAATTTTGCTCAGGCAGCGGCAAGCACTCGAAGCTACTGGGTTAAGCATTATTGAATATCTGCCCGATTATGCTTATTTGGTGCGTGGCTCGGCTGCCCAACAGGCTGCCGCTGATCGGATCGATGGCTTTTATGCGCGTGGCGATTGGACTTTAGCTGATAAGTTTCAGCCTGGTTTGTTGAAGTTGATCCAAACTGGCGGCTATCAGGGCTTGCCCTTACGCACAATTGGCTGGGATAACCAACTGGCCAGCGCTGAGCAAGCGGTCAAAGCCCAAGGCCTCAAGCTCGATGCCATCACGACGATCGATCAATTGCTCCAACTTGCGCGAATTAACGAAGTCCGCTGGATCGAGGTGGCAAGCACGCCTAAATTATCTGATCAATATGCTCGTCAAGTTCAACAAGTCGAGCCAGTTTGGACTAACCATCAGTTGTATGGCCAAAATCAAATTGTAGCCTACACTGACACTGGCTTGGATACTGGCTCCTTGGCAACGGTCAGCAACGATTTTGCCAATCGAATTCAATCAACCCATGTGCTTTCCGCTGGAGCTAATTGGGATGATAACCATGGCCACGGATCCCACGTTGCTGGCTCGATTGCTGGGAATGGAGCACTTTCTGGCTCAAACCCGGCCACTCATAGCTATACTGGCTCAATGGCGGGGATTGCGCCTGAGGCCAAGTTGGTTGTCCAAGCCTTTGAGGCAGATGCTAGTGGCAACATTATTGGCTTACCCACTGATTTTTACCCAATGTTTCAACAAGCTTACGATGCTGGTGCCCGTATTCATAGCAATAGCTGGGGCGA encodes the following:
- the cadA gene encoding cadmium-translocating P-type ATPase, giving the protein MTTTSVNSRHLHAEAQAELDELAALPWMMRLTAICLITTGLGWVAGSFAGVPTWLPWLLYVVAFASGGWFPLGNAWESLRQREFDVNFLMIVAAIGAAAVGQPREGAILMFLFALSNTLETYAMGRTHRAVNALLEMAPDQATLIAADGTQQVVAVADLAIGDRVLVRPGERIPVDGIVRIGASSINEAAITGESVPVDKGAGSKVFAGTLNTTGALTIEVTVAVGDTTLARIIETVAEARSQKAKAQDFTDRVIGQYYAYAVVAMTLLAIAIPLLFLDWSVKTTLYRAMALMVVASPCALVISIPAAMLSAMANAARHGMLFKGGRYLEAAAKINVVALDKTGTLTTGQLSVMQTMDLGQRPTEQWLTAAAAVEAFSEHPLAKAIVAHAQDQKLNIPTAVDFQSITGMGAQADVHGELVQVGRPRLWGEAVLSQAAKLEAQGATVIGVGTTEQAWGLIALADTIRPDAKQAIAALHAVGVERVVLLTGDNQAVAQHVAGQIGIDDVRAELLPGDKAQIIEELQQRYGPVAMVGDGVNDAPALATAQLGVAMGVAGTDVAVQSADVLLLSDDLLKLAEALRLGRRTQRIVWQNIAFAGGVIVVLIASALFGNIALPLGVVGHEGSTLLVVANGLRLLRR
- a CDS encoding STAS domain-containing protein, producing MTSAPSTGTTSLRRQTKIVLGASLVLLVAILIFPLRILLLQSFAELETTSMQTDLDRVLNALQFEQNRLDTALVSWSTWDDTYAFIEAPDADYISNNAGDDVFATYKFNIMAFLNQQQALVYGRMAETDIFNDLPASFLPFVQQIPQLTTFSDPSQRNLGIVRFQERIVLVAARPIIDSQGQGPIRGTVIFGRYLDQQVLNDLAAVTLFPFSLEDVLNPPSDLTSSIQQLSDVNPRQIIPIDEHALRGLQQINDLQGNPALIINIIRPRTIYNQGHHALQFVVILTFLVTAVGGIVLYFLLNRVVINRVLRLSSEIKHVANNLHERVAVVGNDEVAGLATSINQTLNVLEQAQLATAAAEAERNQLQANTLAAQTEQLALQEQLIKAQEFVIAEQATPLIPFRDDMLVMPLVGAIDQARANHILGTLLQGVEQQRARIAIIDITGVAQIDGFTAEMLLKAAKAVRLLGAQLVLTGLSPEIAQSLVGFGQQLNQLTTFSSLQAGIAWSIRR